In Cupriavidus taiwanensis, the following are encoded in one genomic region:
- the gph gene encoding phosphoglycolate phosphatase (PGP is an essential enzyme in the glycolate salvage pathway in higher organisms (photorespiration in plants). Phosphoglycolate results from the oxidase activity of RubisCO in the Calvin cycle when concentrations of carbon dioxide are low relative to oxygen. This enzyme is a member of the Haloacid Dehalogenase (HAD) superfamily of aspartate-nucleophile hydrolase enzymes (PF00702).), which translates to MSEGVVLRRADWRGIEGVIVDLDGTMVDTAGDFHASINAMLLALGRQHPNLGPVAPMSEQEIVSYVGKGSENLIRRVLDARFSPLHANGLFADAYALYDREYIRINGQFSQVYPGVREGLAAMKAAGLRLACVTNKPYSFTEPLLAKTGLAQYFELVYGGDAFALRKPDPYPLLKVADAFGLEPSAMAALGDSENDAQAARAAGMGVLLVPYGYNHGNPVQAVDADGIVDSIAHAAALFAAHWAGHR; encoded by the coding sequence ATGAGCGAGGGCGTGGTGCTGCGCCGCGCCGACTGGCGCGGCATCGAAGGCGTGATCGTCGACCTGGACGGCACCATGGTCGACACCGCGGGCGACTTCCACGCATCGATCAACGCCATGCTGCTGGCGCTGGGCCGCCAGCATCCCAACCTGGGTCCGGTGGCGCCGATGTCCGAGCAGGAGATCGTCAGCTACGTCGGCAAGGGCTCGGAAAACCTGATCCGGCGCGTGCTGGATGCGCGCTTTTCGCCGCTGCACGCCAATGGCCTGTTTGCCGATGCCTACGCGCTCTACGACCGCGAGTACATCCGCATCAACGGCCAGTTCTCGCAGGTCTACCCGGGCGTGCGCGAAGGCCTGGCGGCGATGAAGGCGGCCGGGCTGCGCCTGGCCTGCGTAACCAACAAGCCATACAGCTTCACCGAGCCGCTGCTGGCCAAGACCGGCCTGGCCCAGTATTTCGAGCTGGTCTATGGCGGCGATGCCTTCGCGCTGCGCAAGCCCGACCCGTACCCGCTGCTGAAGGTGGCCGATGCCTTCGGGCTGGAGCCGTCGGCAATGGCGGCGCTGGGCGACTCCGAAAACGACGCGCAGGCGGCCCGTGCGGCCGGCATGGGGGTGCTGCTGGTGCCCTATGGCTACAACCATGGCAACCCTGTACAAGCCGTCGACGCCGATGGTATAGTCGACTCCATTGCCCATGCCGCAGCGCTTTTTGCCGCACACTGGGCCGGTCATCGATAG
- the trpE gene encoding anthranilate synthase component I produces the protein MTELEFKSLADQGYNRIPLIAEAFADLETPLSLYLKLAQSQTRGVNTFLLESVVGGERFGRFSFIGLHARTLLRAYGNRTEVVTDGKVVETHEGNPLDFIAAFEQRFKVALRPGLPRFCGGLAGYFGYDAVRYIEKKLANTQKPDDLNLPDIQLLLCEELAVIDNLSGKLYLIVYADPTTPEAYSRARQRLRELRMKLRQPVDVPVTSPSVQTEVYREFAKADYLAAVHKAKEYIMAGDMMQVQIGQRLVKPYRDAPLSLYRALRSLNPSPYMYFYNFGDFQVVGASPEILVRQEERKVGTNGDTRSEHIVTIRPLAGTRPRGNTPEKDAQLATELLNDPKEIAEHVMLIDLARNDIGRIAETGSVKVTDKMVIEKYSHVQHIVSSVEGTLREGMSNLDVLRATFPAGTLSGAPKVHAMEIIDELEPRKRGIYGGAVGYLSFGGEMDLAIAIRTGIVKDGNLYVQAAAGIVADSDPEAEWRETEAKARAVIRAAEQVQDGLDSDI, from the coding sequence ATGACCGAACTGGAATTCAAATCGCTGGCCGACCAGGGCTACAACCGCATCCCGCTGATCGCCGAGGCCTTTGCCGACCTGGAAACGCCGCTGTCGCTGTACCTGAAGCTGGCCCAGTCGCAGACCCGCGGCGTCAACACCTTCCTGCTCGAATCGGTGGTGGGCGGCGAGCGCTTCGGGCGCTTCTCGTTCATCGGCCTGCATGCCCGCACGCTGCTGCGCGCCTACGGCAACCGCACCGAGGTGGTCACCGACGGCAAGGTGGTGGAGACCCACGAAGGCAACCCGCTCGACTTCATCGCCGCGTTCGAACAGCGCTTCAAGGTGGCGCTGCGCCCGGGCCTGCCCCGCTTCTGCGGCGGCCTGGCCGGCTACTTCGGCTACGACGCGGTGCGCTATATCGAGAAAAAGCTCGCCAATACGCAGAAGCCCGACGACCTCAACCTGCCCGACATCCAGCTGCTGCTGTGCGAAGAGCTGGCGGTGATCGACAACCTGTCGGGCAAGCTCTACCTGATCGTCTACGCCGACCCGACCACGCCCGAGGCCTACTCCCGCGCCCGCCAGCGCCTGCGCGAGCTGCGCATGAAGCTGCGCCAGCCCGTCGACGTGCCGGTGACCAGCCCGTCGGTGCAGACCGAGGTCTATCGCGAGTTCGCCAAGGCCGACTACCTGGCCGCGGTGCACAAGGCCAAGGAATACATCATGGCCGGCGACATGATGCAGGTGCAGATCGGCCAGCGCCTGGTCAAGCCCTACCGCGACGCGCCGCTGTCGCTGTACCGCGCGCTGCGCTCGCTGAATCCGTCGCCGTACATGTATTTCTATAACTTCGGCGACTTCCAGGTGGTGGGCGCGTCGCCGGAAATCCTGGTGCGGCAGGAAGAGCGCAAGGTCGGCACCAATGGTGACACCCGTAGCGAACACATCGTCACCATCCGCCCGCTGGCCGGCACGCGCCCGCGCGGCAATACCCCGGAAAAGGACGCGCAGCTCGCCACCGAGCTGCTCAACGATCCCAAGGAAATCGCCGAGCACGTGATGCTGATCGACCTGGCGCGCAATGACATCGGCCGCATCGCCGAGACCGGCTCGGTCAAGGTCACCGACAAGATGGTGATCGAGAAATACTCGCATGTGCAGCATATCGTCAGCTCGGTCGAGGGCACGCTGCGCGAAGGCATGAGCAACCTCGACGTGCTGCGCGCGACCTTCCCGGCCGGCACGCTGTCGGGCGCGCCCAAGGTCCATGCGATGGAGATCATCGACGAGCTGGAGCCGCGCAAGCGCGGCATCTATGGCGGCGCGGTGGGCTACCTGTCGTTCGGCGGCGAGATGGACCTGGCGATTGCGATCCGCACCGGCATCGTCAAGGACGGCAACCTGTATGTGCAGGCCGCCGCCGGCATCGTCGCCGATTCGGACCCCGAAGCCGAATGGAGGGAAACCGAAGCCAAGGCGCGCGCCGTGATCCGCGCCGCCGAGCAGGTCCAGGATGGCCTGGACTCCGACATCTGA
- a CDS encoding aminodeoxychorismate/anthranilate synthase component II, which yields MLLMIDNYDSFTYNLVQYFGELGEDVRTYRNDEITIEEIEALKPDHICVSPGPCSPKEAGISVAALQHFAGKIPMLGVCLGHQAIGEAFGGKVIRARQVMHGKVSTIETTQQGVFSGLPKHFDVTRYHSLAIERETLPDCLEITAWTPDGEIMGVRHKTLAVEGVQFHPESILSEHGHALLANFVKAPR from the coding sequence ATGCTGCTGATGATCGACAACTACGACTCGTTCACCTACAACCTGGTCCAGTACTTCGGCGAACTGGGCGAGGACGTGCGCACCTATCGCAACGACGAGATCACGATCGAGGAAATCGAGGCGCTCAAGCCCGACCATATCTGCGTCTCGCCCGGCCCGTGCAGCCCGAAGGAAGCCGGCATCTCGGTGGCCGCGCTGCAGCACTTCGCCGGCAAGATCCCCATGCTGGGCGTGTGCCTGGGCCACCAGGCCATCGGCGAAGCCTTCGGCGGCAAGGTGATCCGCGCCAGGCAGGTGATGCACGGCAAGGTCAGCACCATCGAGACCACGCAGCAAGGTGTGTTCAGCGGGCTGCCCAAACACTTTGACGTGACGCGCTATCATTCGCTGGCGATCGAGCGCGAGACCCTGCCCGATTGCCTGGAGATCACCGCCTGGACCCCGGACGGCGAAATCATGGGCGTGCGCCACAAGACGCTCGCCGTCGAAGGCGTGCAGTTCCATCCCGAGTCGATCCTGTCCGAGCATGGCCACGCGCTGCTGGCCAACTTCGTCAAGGCGCCGCGATGA
- the trpD gene encoding anthranilate phosphoribosyltransferase, giving the protein MITPQEALTRCIEHREIFHDEMLHLMRQIMQAQISPVMAAAILTGLRVKKETIGEISAAAQVMREFANKVPVKDRENFVDIVGTGGDGSHTFNISTASMFVAAAAGAKIAKHGNRGVSSKSGSADVLEALGVNIMLTPEQVGQCIEETGIGFMFAPTHHPAMKNVAPIRKEMGVRTIFNILGPLTNPADAPNILMGVFHPDLVGIQVRVMQRLGAKHAIVVYGKDGMDEVSLGAATLVGELKDGEVREYEIHPEDFGLSMISNRGLKVADAAESKDMLLEALSNAPGTPREIVSLNAGTALYAANVADSVEDGIRRAREAIASGAARQKLDAFVRATQQFQ; this is encoded by the coding sequence ATGATCACGCCGCAAGAAGCCCTGACGCGCTGCATCGAGCACCGCGAAATCTTCCATGACGAAATGCTGCACCTGATGCGGCAGATCATGCAGGCGCAGATCTCGCCGGTGATGGCCGCAGCGATCCTGACCGGGCTGCGCGTGAAGAAGGAAACCATCGGCGAGATCTCGGCCGCCGCGCAGGTGATGCGCGAGTTCGCCAACAAGGTGCCGGTGAAGGACCGCGAGAACTTCGTCGATATCGTCGGCACCGGCGGCGACGGCTCGCACACCTTCAACATCTCCACCGCTTCGATGTTCGTCGCCGCCGCCGCGGGCGCGAAGATCGCCAAGCACGGCAACCGCGGCGTCAGCTCCAAGTCCGGCAGCGCCGACGTGCTGGAGGCGCTGGGCGTGAACATCATGCTCACGCCCGAGCAGGTCGGCCAGTGCATCGAGGAAACCGGCATCGGCTTCATGTTCGCGCCCACGCACCACCCGGCGATGAAGAACGTCGCGCCGATCCGCAAGGAAATGGGCGTGCGCACCATCTTCAATATCCTGGGGCCGCTGACCAACCCCGCCGACGCGCCCAACATCCTGATGGGCGTGTTCCATCCCGACCTGGTCGGCATCCAGGTGCGCGTGATGCAGCGCCTGGGCGCCAAGCACGCCATCGTCGTGTACGGCAAGGACGGCATGGACGAAGTCTCGCTGGGCGCCGCCACGCTGGTGGGCGAGCTGAAGGACGGCGAAGTGCGCGAGTACGAGATCCACCCGGAGGACTTCGGCCTGTCGATGATCTCCAACCGCGGGCTGAAGGTGGCCGATGCCGCCGAGTCGAAGGACATGCTGCTCGAAGCGCTGTCCAACGCGCCAGGCACGCCGCGCGAGATCGTGTCGCTGAACGCGGGCACCGCGCTGTACGCCGCCAACGTGGCGGACTCGGTCGAGGACGGCATCCGCCGCGCGCGCGAAGCCATCGCCAGCGGCGCGGCGCGGCAGAAGCTCGACGCCTTCGTGCGGGCCACGCAGCAGTTCCAGTAA
- the trpC gene encoding indole-3-glycerol phosphate synthase TrpC, translating to MSDILQKILAVKADEVAAARKRRDLPSLRAEAESLRGEAGFAPRGFERALRDKIAAGHAGVIAEIKKASPSKGVLREQFVPEAIAESYASHGAACLSVLTDEHFFQGHADYLKRARGACPLPALRKDFMVDLYQVYEARTWGADCILLIVAALDPGLMSDLEACAHELGMDVLVEVHGGDELDVALRLKTPLLGVNNRNLRTFEVSLDNTIELLPRMPADKLVVTESGILGPADVQRMREGDVHAFLVGEAFMRAKEPGVELARLFG from the coding sequence ATGTCCGACATCCTGCAGAAAATCCTGGCCGTCAAGGCCGACGAAGTCGCAGCCGCGCGCAAGCGGCGCGACCTGCCCAGCCTGCGCGCCGAGGCCGAAAGCCTGCGCGGCGAGGCCGGCTTCGCCCCGCGCGGCTTCGAGCGCGCGCTGCGCGACAAGATCGCCGCCGGCCACGCCGGCGTGATCGCCGAGATCAAGAAGGCGTCGCCGTCCAAGGGCGTGCTGCGCGAACAGTTCGTGCCCGAGGCCATCGCCGAAAGCTATGCCAGCCACGGGGCCGCGTGCCTGTCGGTGCTGACCGACGAGCATTTCTTCCAGGGCCACGCCGACTACCTGAAGCGCGCCCGCGGCGCCTGCCCGCTGCCGGCGCTGCGCAAGGACTTCATGGTCGACCTGTACCAGGTCTACGAAGCGCGAACCTGGGGCGCCGATTGCATCCTGCTGATCGTCGCCGCGCTGGACCCGGGGCTGATGTCCGACCTGGAAGCCTGCGCGCACGAGCTTGGCATGGACGTGCTGGTGGAAGTCCATGGCGGCGACGAACTCGACGTGGCGCTGCGGCTGAAGACGCCGCTGCTGGGCGTGAACAACCGCAACCTGCGCACCTTCGAGGTCTCGCTGGATAACACCATCGAACTGCTGCCGCGCATGCCGGCCGACAAGCTGGTGGTGACGGAGTCCGGCATCCTCGGCCCCGCGGACGTGCAGCGCATGCGCGAGGGGGATGTGCATGCGTTCCTGGTGGGCGAAGCGTTCATGCGGGCGAAGGAGCCGGGGGTGGAGCTGGCGCGGTTGTTTGGGTGA
- a CDS encoding CYTH domain-containing protein: MPQEIELKLSVPDTALAPLAAWLDANGQAQGEATLLNVYLDTPQRDLAQARAALRLRRKGEQWLQTLKTAGSSQAGLATRHEWETEIAGEAIELQTFPTEAQTVLAPLIGRLAPVFRTDFVRRTWIVTQDGARIEAALDTGTITAPASAAQERIQELELEWLDGDAAHAADDLRAFATRLAAVAALAPSDLSKAARGYRLAGIAEGKAS, translated from the coding sequence ATGCCCCAGGAAATCGAACTCAAACTCTCCGTCCCCGACACCGCCCTCGCCCCGCTGGCCGCCTGGCTCGACGCCAACGGCCAAGCACAAGGCGAGGCCACGCTGCTCAACGTCTACCTCGACACACCGCAGCGCGACCTGGCGCAGGCGCGCGCGGCGCTGCGGCTGCGCCGCAAGGGCGAGCAGTGGCTGCAGACGCTGAAGACCGCCGGCAGCAGCCAGGCGGGACTGGCCACCCGGCATGAATGGGAAACCGAGATTGCCGGCGAAGCCATCGAACTGCAAACCTTTCCCACTGAAGCGCAAACCGTGCTCGCGCCACTGATCGGCCGGCTGGCGCCGGTATTCCGCACCGACTTCGTCCGCCGCACCTGGATCGTCACGCAGGACGGCGCGCGCATCGAAGCCGCGCTCGACACCGGCACCATCACCGCGCCGGCCAGTGCCGCGCAGGAGCGCATCCAGGAGCTGGAGCTGGAATGGCTCGACGGCGATGCCGCGCACGCCGCCGATGACTTGCGCGCTTTTGCCACACGGCTTGCCGCCGTGGCCGCGCTGGCGCCGTCTGACCTGAGCAAAGCCGCGCGCGGCTATCGCCTTGCCGGGATCGCCGAAGGCAAGGCGTCATAA
- a CDS encoding uracil-DNA glycosylase: MQADLFAAEAPRAPGEPSPAASLQAQADALPAAWRGLLEPCIAVPAWRELAAFVDGERAAGKPVFPHHVFHALHLTPPDAVKVVILGQDPYHGTGTVGGVELPQAHGLAFSVPEGVKVPPSLRNIFKEIAAEFGADGNCPPRTSGNLEGWARQGVLLLNTVLTVEQGQAASHARRGWEAVTDCLIQHLAASRPHLVFMLWGSHAQAKKPLLGAGHCVLEAPHPSPLSAHRGFLGCGHFREANRWLEAHGRTPVDWTAA; this comes from the coding sequence ATGCAAGCCGATCTCTTCGCCGCCGAAGCCCCCCGCGCCCCCGGCGAACCGTCCCCTGCCGCCAGCCTGCAAGCGCAGGCCGACGCCCTGCCCGCCGCCTGGCGCGGCCTGCTCGAGCCCTGCATCGCCGTGCCGGCATGGCGCGAGCTGGCCGCCTTTGTCGACGGCGAGCGCGCCGCCGGCAAGCCGGTGTTCCCGCACCATGTCTTCCACGCGCTGCACCTGACGCCGCCCGATGCGGTCAAGGTGGTGATCCTGGGCCAGGACCCCTACCACGGCACCGGCACGGTCGGCGGCGTGGAGCTGCCGCAGGCGCACGGGCTGGCCTTCTCGGTGCCGGAGGGCGTCAAGGTGCCGCCCAGCCTGCGCAACATCTTCAAGGAAATCGCCGCCGAATTCGGCGCCGACGGCAACTGCCCGCCGCGCACCTCCGGCAACCTGGAAGGGTGGGCGCGCCAGGGCGTGCTGCTGCTGAACACCGTGCTGACGGTCGAGCAGGGCCAGGCCGCCAGCCATGCGCGCCGCGGCTGGGAAGCCGTCACCGATTGCCTGATCCAGCATCTGGCGGCCAGCCGCCCGCACCTGGTGTTCATGTTGTGGGGCAGTCATGCGCAGGCCAAGAAGCCGCTGCTGGGGGCCGGCCACTGCGTGCTGGAAGCGCCGCACCCGTCGCCGTTGTCGGCGCACCGGGGCTTCCTGGGCTGCGGGCACTTCCGCGAAGCCAACCGCTGGCTGGAAGCGCACGGCCGCACGCCGGTCGACTGGACCGCCGCCTGA
- a CDS encoding acylphosphatase — translation MRKETWRLVAHGRVQGVGYRAACADAADELGLGGWVRNRADGTVEVMAHGTLRQLEALQAWMEQGPPAAQVTLVEVGRGEGEFAGFEFRPTV, via the coding sequence ATGAGGAAGGAAACCTGGCGCCTGGTCGCGCATGGGCGGGTGCAGGGCGTGGGCTACCGCGCCGCCTGCGCCGACGCGGCGGACGAGCTTGGCCTTGGCGGCTGGGTGCGCAACCGGGCCGACGGCACGGTCGAGGTCATGGCCCACGGCACGCTCAGGCAGCTGGAAGCGCTGCAGGCGTGGATGGAGCAGGGCCCGCCGGCGGCGCAGGTGACGCTGGTCGAGGTCGGGCGCGGGGAAGGGGAGTTTGCCGGCTTCGAATTCCGGCCGACCGTCTAG